gtcggccaggaacatacggagacacaagagaagaaatACATTTTGGTTAGGGCTACCTTAATTCATGAAAAGGTTACAGATCTATAGAAACATTGCTCTATGAACAATTTGCTATAATTTAACTAGCAGGATAAAACGTTATAATTTGATATCCATTCTACTCACAAAAGAGGTCATTTATGACCTCCTAGGCAGTGTGGAAAGTGCAATAAACATGCTCAATGTGATATTTGTTTACTGGCTTCTGCTaattcaaccctatgtaactataacagTGCAattcattgtgggttatgtagttcctgcatgctgtcttaaaggaacagtaacaccaaaaaatgaaagagctttaaagtaataaaaatatagagcactgttgccctgcactggtaaaactggtgtgtttgctacattaacactactataatttatataataagctgctgtgtagccacgggggcagccattcaagctggaaaaaaggagaaaaggcacaggatacatagcagataacagataagttctgtagaatacaatagtgttttatctgttatctgctatgtgcctgtgccttttctcctttgaatggctgcccccatggctatatagcagcttatttatataaattatagtagactttctgaagcaaacacacaacttttaccagtgcagggcagcagcacattatattttagttacttttatacactttcattttttggtgttactgttcctttaagctgtggagaagttgttactttTGTTGTAGTTgttaatttgtaacatcagtgttttagtcccccctcccctgccaggatttcaaatgatgtagaaagagaagaactgttttctGGCTGGATTTCagtttataaaaatagtatttatttatacattttgagCGAACAGATTACAGTGGTAATTATATttagggggtttctgtgttgtgtgggactttttaacaaattttggtttggaagctagAGTTACCCTTTAATAGACTGTTGGTATTTAAAAAGTATGATGCATATACAGACATTTGTTATTGAATTAAGCTCTGTATCTActtgtataggattttttttagtgcatatttatcaaaagatgaAAAAAGTAAAGTGTGAAACTTTCATTTGACAAATGGTTGTGAGCTGTATTTTCTtctgataaatatacccaatTCTGTCAGTTGCTAAGACATTTATCTTACCTTAAATAATTTCTTATCTTAAACAGACATGCAAAAAGAACTACAATAAATATGGATGATGTGAAACTTCTAGCAAGAAGAAGCCGCTCTTTGGTAAAGTGTTTTTACCATTTCTTCTTAAAGGGGATcgatcacaaaaataaaaatttactaTAAGCTGCATCTCATGAAAATAAgaatatttctaaatataatccgTTAAAAATGTTGTCCTGTTAGAAATAGAGCTAGTACTataaagttactcttcactatccctctCTCAGCTATTATTCTCTCTTCATTCTTTCTTCACGTAGAAGTTTGAGTAAGATTTTGATTGATCTTTTGGTGGGGACTTGCTTTCCTATTTTGTTGGCGCCAACTAAAATACCCAACTCCAGTACAAAAaatatctaacaaaataactgacttaggtacaaatcctgcatgtagaaaaTCAGTATTTCTGGTTATTTTGATAAAGTGAGTCTAGGCCTagacacacaggcagagtatgggacacacaggcagcatagggcaggcagagtactgcctgtgtgtgccatactctgtctgccctaccctgcctgtgtgtcccatactctgcctgccctatgctgcctatgtgtgccatactctgcctgacatgtgctgcctgtgggaggtgaacctggcaggggtttgttctgagagtttgttagcagttggaaatagccattattgatccctaaggtgtgtaattatgtgctggggtttgctgtgcttttcacagaggaggaggaggcggcatatggatttaagggtgtgtcttaatatgacataattctttcacatatggatgatggttgatatccccacagtgaggaccaagcatttaggtttttgctgtgctaccaccattgtgatcacatgggtgtggtttaaaaagggggagtggtcaaaactggcttccattagcagtcctccactatgtatgctagagaaattccgcccctcggcaccacagaagtttaacagcactgttctaggcaaAGCCAGCCACCTCAAAGGACCTAACTGCCAATATAAATCTGACTCCAACTCGTCCATGGCACTGGAGTCATCAGGGGTTCACTTGCCTTCATTGTTTGGAGTAAAAaataagcactggcactcagagaaTGTACAAGTAGGGGAAGCCCTTGCAAAATTTTTATTGCGAATGTGCAACATTTCAGAGCAACaaagcccctttgtcaagctaCTCGCTATTGGAGTGCTTAGGGTGTGTGGGTAAGGTCTTTTGTTTCTATTATGAGTTTCATTGTTTGGACTACCAAGACCAAACCAGTACTGACCACTAATTTATCCCCATTCTTTGTAATATACATTTGAACCAGTTCTCTACCCAACAGTAACTTTCAGTGTGTTAACTTTGACTTTGTAATGCTAGTAAATCACATCCACTGCAACCCCCAAGGTCTTAGTTTTGGCTTACCTTTTCATAGAATGCAATTAGAGTTGTGTGGCAGGGTCTGTTGTGATAAACCATGCTGACACATATTTATAGTGaattgaaaatgtatttgataCCAAACCAATGTTTAAACTATAAACCACAAAGTTGAGGCTTAAAACTTTCACTCCACGATGATATAGTTGCTAAACCTAAAACATATGTTTTATTCTTAAAGGCATCATACAAAGTTTAAAAGATTAATGCATCCctatcccataaaaacaatataaGTAGCAGTTAGGGGGCCCTCTATACCATGTGAATAGAAAAGTCAAAAGGTGATATAACAGACCAAAAAGAGATCTTGATTGTAATACTCTAATAAAAATTGAAAACCGTTATGGTTATAAAGAGGTTTGTTACATATTCTGAATTACACATGACCGAAACAGGTATGGTCAACCACACCTAATCTTGTGGTTAATTTAAAGGGTGTACTACTGAATATTTTGTAGACATAGTTTACTTTTAGGAGATACAAAGTGAGGCCCAACATCACATAAAAATGCAACCAGATGTCCCAGTGCATCGATTAATGTAAATGAGGCACAATTACAGTGTATGAgggtatcatttttttttctttacttgcaCACTAGTAAACAGCAAGTTGTTGGGCACAAATATTGCATTGACAGTGTCAGTGTGTATGTTATTAATTTTAAACTCTGGGGGGACAATACTGTGTTGGTTTGTTTTTGTCTTTGCAAACTTTAGTAAATGATGCTCAGTGTTTAGATGACTTacaagttgttgttttttttttttgttcttgtttttttaaataaagtatgcCCATATCAGTAAATGCAGTGACGAAATAGCAGCTAACAGCTTggaacagaaagagaagaaaaagaagaaatctGGAAGTGGAGGAAATGTGTCAAGAAATTCTGACATGGATACAGTTTTCCCTGAGAGCAAGGACTAGAAATTCTTTTAAACAATAGTTTTTGCTGgtccataaatatatttatttgttatctaTGTTTATCTATTATAGTGTGCCCATTTTTTATGTAAATGGTCTGACAAAGGAGTACTTTGAAGCTCTCCTGAGCCAGAATTCATTTTACTGGTAGCCTCTGACATAGCACTTCAGGGTAGATCAGGCTGATTACCTTATACAGGTGCTCTGAGATCATAACCCCTTTTAGCTAACCCCGAGATGACTCTACTTATCCCTGTCCACAACTTGGTAATTCAGTCTACTGTGCCTGAAAAATCCCTCAGCATATCGCTGGGATGTCTCTAAAGCATCCATGTGGGGTTCCCTGTCTTAAATTGTTGCTCTGGCCTGGAAATCTACCAGAGCCTAAGTTCCTTCTTGGCCTAGGCCCCCAACCCATCCACAGCAGAGGTCTGTATGATGAGGGCAAAATTATCCCTATGCCCTTTTTCATGCCTCCAGAATGTGCCTCATTTTAGCAGAAGCCCTCTAGTTCTACAGAAACCTGTCTTTTTTTAGGGCCTTTATTTTGTCTCCATTCCTACTCACACTTCTGGAGCAAGAGTTCTTCTTAACAATAGCAAAGGAGGAAATTAAAATTGCCATATCAGCTTTACACTTTTACGAGATCATCTTGCCCAGATGGTCTTTGTGCGAACAAGTGCAAATCTCGCCAAGAAGCTCTCAGCCTGACTATTGGAGACCCTTCAACATACCTTTGATACCAAATCACTTACTCTATCCTTCTACTTGGTTGTTTAAAAGGCCTTGGTGATGCTAAAGGAAagactctataaaaaaaaaaaaaaaaacacacactcacacactcactctctcactcactcactcacacacacacacacacacacacactctctctctctctctctctctctctctctctctcacaccacacacacacacacacacaccacacaccacacacacacacacacacacacacacacacacaacacacacacacacctcactcactctctctctctctctctctctcgtctctcctctctctccatctctctctctctctctctctctctctcttctctcatctctctctctctctctctctctctctctctctcatctctctctctctctctctctctctctctctctctctctctcttctctctctctctctctctctctctctctctctctctctctctctctctctctctctctctctctctctctctctctctctctctctctctctctctctctctctctctctctctcctctctctctctctctctctctctctctcctctctcctctctctctctctctctcctctctctctcctctctctctctctctctctctctctctctctctctcatctctcttctctctctctctctctctctctctctctctctctctctctctctctctctctctctctcttctctctctcctctctctctctcttctccttctctctctctctctctctctctctctctcttctctctctctctctctctctctctctctctctctctctctctctctctctctctctctcttctctctctctctctctctctctctctctctctctctctctctcttct
The sequence above is a segment of the Xenopus tropicalis strain Nigerian chromosome 7, UCB_Xtro_10.0, whole genome shotgun sequence genome. Coding sequences within it:
- the cenps gene encoding centromere protein S; the encoded protein is MAEDQEEQFSRSQRLKAAVHYIVGSLCQEVADDKEVHFSKQAIAAISEITFRQCESFAKDLEVFARHAKRTTINMDDVKLLARRSRSLYAHISKCSDEIAANSLEQKEKKKKKSGSGGNVSRNSDMDTVFPESKD